The following coding sequences are from one Oncorhynchus kisutch isolate 150728-3 linkage group LG23, Okis_V2, whole genome shotgun sequence window:
- the LOC109868212 gene encoding uncharacterized protein DDB_G0271670-like, whose protein sequence is MARLFTKIYNKVASVERGVEGFWASGLWPLEKDIFTEADFMVAEVIEEPEPIATTSSTAATSTAATSTAATSTAATDAATSSTAATSTAATSTAATDAATSSTAATDAATSSTATTTSSTYTATSSNAKTSTATTTSSTYTATSSTAATDAATSSTAATDAATSSTAATSTATTTSSTYTATSSTAATDAATSSTAATSTATTTSSTYTATSSTAATSTDTTTSSTYTATSSTAATSTATSTSSTSTATTSTAATSTATTTSSTYTATSSTASTTSSTYTAATSTASTATTTSSTYTAATSTATTTSSTYTATTSTATTTSSTYTATSSTAATSTATTNSSTYTATSSNAKTSTSTTSTSATTSTVQPTLAPNVAAAVLLELWPRLQEARQRKREAESVAVLTASPYKVCWRKMLDRNINKKKRERY, encoded by the exons ATGGCTAGACTCTTCACCAAGATCTATAACAAGGTGGCCagtgtggagagaggagtggagggcttCTGGGCCAGTGGGCTGTGGCCTTTGGAGAAGGACATCTTCACGGAGGCAGACTTCATGGTCGCTGAGGTTATAGAGGAGCCTGAGCCCATTGCCA CTACCAGCTCTACCGCCGCCACCTCTACCGCTGCTACCTCTACCGCCGCCACCTCTACCGCTGCCACCGATGCAGCTACCAGCTCTACCGCTGCCACGTCTACCGCCGCCACCTCTACCGCTGCAACCGATGCAGCTACCAGCTCTACCGCTGCCACCGATGCAGCTACCAGCTCTACcgccaccaccactagctctaccTACACCGCCACCAGCTCTAACGCCAAAACCTCTACcgccaccaccactagctctaccTACACCGCCACCAGCTCTACCGCTGCCACCGATGCAGCTACCAGCTCTACCGCTGCCACCGATGCAGCTACCAGCTCTACCGCCGCCACCTCTACCGCCACTACCACTAGCTCTACTTACACCGCCACCAGCTCTACCGCTGCCACCGATGCAGCTACCAGCTCTACCGCCGCCACCTCTACcgccaccaccactagctctaccTACACCGCTACCAGCTCTACCGCCGCCACCTCTACCGAcaccaccactagctctaccTACACCGCTACCAGCTCTACCGCCGCCACCTCTACCGCCACCAGCACTAGCTCTACCTCTACCGCCACCACCTCTACCGCCGCCACCTCTACcgccaccaccactagctctaccTACACCGCCACCAGCTCTACCGCTTCCACCACTAGCTCTACCTACACCGCCGCCACCTCTACCGCCTCTACcgccaccaccactagctctaccTACACCGCCGCCACCTCTACtgccaccaccactagctctaccTACACCGCCACCACCTCTACcgccaccaccactagctctaccTACACCGCTACCAGCTCTACCGCCGCCACCTCTACCGCCACCACCAATAGCTCTACCTACACCGCCACCAGCTCTAACGCCAAAACCTCTACCTCCACCACATCTACCTCTGCCACAACCTCCACCGTGCAGCCTACCCTTGCTCCAAATGTTG CTGCAGCAGTTCTATTGGAGTTGTGGCCGAGGCTCCAGGAGGCgaggcagaggaagagggaggCAGAGTCTGTAGCTGTACTGACAGCCTCACCTTACAAAGTTTGCTGGAGGAAAATGCTCGACAGAAACATCAacaagaagaaaagagagaga tATTGA